Proteins found in one bacterium genomic segment:
- a CDS encoding GerMN domain-containing protein, producing the protein MRKGFIVAALLVVVIGGLYAYLRLSVQGGGGAGEISLSGSEEPSSDTSMTREVDLYFADSSGRRLALERREVAGTGRQGLLRAVIEELVKGPVGEDRVRTLPETTQVKAVYFQDATVWVDLGASIVDEHPGGAWTEVLTVYSIVNTITENFTEVDQVQIIVDGRERETLAGHVDISGPLPGRVQLLSGEWE; encoded by the coding sequence ATGAGAAAGGGCTTTATCGTCGCTGCGCTTCTCGTGGTGGTGATCGGTGGCCTCTACGCTTACCTCCGTCTTTCCGTACAGGGAGGGGGAGGGGCAGGGGAGATCAGCCTGTCCGGGTCCGAGGAGCCTTCTTCCGACACTTCCATGACCCGGGAGGTGGACCTGTATTTCGCCGACAGTTCCGGCAGGAGACTGGCGCTGGAGCGCCGGGAGGTTGCCGGAACGGGCCGGCAGGGGTTGTTGCGGGCCGTGATCGAGGAACTGGTGAAGGGGCCCGTCGGTGAGGACCGTGTCCGAACCCTGCCGGAAACCACACAGGTCAAGGCCGTGTACTTTCAGGATGCCACCGTGTGGGTGGACCTGGGAGCCAGCATCGTGGACGAGCACCCCGGAGGCGCCTGGACCGAGGTCCTCACCGTTTACTCCATCGTCAACACGATCACCGAGAACTTCACTGAGGTCGATCAGGTGCAGATCATCGTTGACGGAAGGGAGAGGGAAACCCTCGCCGGCCACGTGGACATCAGCGGCCCTCTCCCCGGCAGGGTGCAGCTGCTGTCGGGGGAGTGGGAATAA
- a CDS encoding XTP/dITP diphosphatase, with product MKIVLATNNRGKVTEIKAILDKHSVEVLSLADIPGAPPLVVEDAGTFAGNAALKARAVAAWAGMPALADDSGLVVKALGGQPGVHSSRYAGQDGDSEANMALLLERMAHVPESGRMAHFACVMVLAAPDGRTWEAGGRVDGLITFQKRGLKGFGYDPVFFYIPADRTFAEMTVEEKNRVSHRFRALEALAKMWEEIERKLRKSSEQ from the coding sequence ATGAAAATCGTCCTCGCCACCAACAATCGCGGTAAAGTTACCGAAATCAAAGCTATCCTCGATAAACACTCGGTCGAGGTGCTGTCCCTCGCCGATATCCCGGGCGCCCCGCCATTGGTGGTGGAAGATGCCGGCACCTTTGCCGGCAACGCCGCATTAAAGGCCAGGGCTGTCGCTGCCTGGGCCGGGATGCCGGCCCTGGCCGACGATTCGGGCCTGGTGGTAAAGGCACTGGGAGGGCAACCCGGGGTCCACTCCTCCCGTTATGCCGGCCAGGACGGTGACAGCGAGGCCAACATGGCCCTGTTATTGGAGCGCATGGCCCACGTGCCGGAATCCGGGCGCATGGCCCACTTCGCCTGCGTCATGGTCCTGGCCGCCCCCGACGGGCGGACCTGGGAGGCGGGAGGGCGTGTGGACGGCCTCATCACCTTCCAGAAGAGGGGGCTCAAGGGTTTCGGCTACGACCCGGTGTTCTTCTACATCCCCGCCGACAGGACCTTTGCCGAGATGACCGTCGAGGAGAAGAACCGTGTAAGCCACCGGTTCCGGGCCCTCGAGGCCCTGGCGAAGATGTGGGAGGAGATCGAGAGGAAGCTGCGCAAGAGCAGTGAACAGTGA
- a CDS encoding N-acetylmuramoyl-L-alanine amidase: MRFKTNPLTGKILAILVLTVVAGCLLFRDAARADTASAITVRYAGSVNKGASLLLRSGMVDLASLLETFDLRSSMEIIGDRLDLVGENGSCRLLIDSPLILSRGLFAVMSGPLHSVNGRLALPTDFLTRALPALTGRSVSLNATGSTLELGEKGSGRFEGRPPGSLERVASFIRRDQYIPEEAALQEPRGLSVVVLDPGHGGRSIGAQGSTGTLEKELVLSVAEKLKNLIEEGLGIKVVLTRTADYYVGLKERTAIANNNGANLFLSIHANATFRRDIDGFETYYLNLNSTDRDARKYAEMENKALGIKGDENDKALLEAILWDLAQTAYLQESSVLASMVQKSLVSNLKGKDRGVRKAPLAVLMGARMPASLVEIGYISNPEQEVRLNRDSHQEQIARALYRAVESYHRGLLRGEIKRTGK; this comes from the coding sequence ATGAGATTCAAGACCAACCCTTTAACGGGAAAAATTCTTGCCATTCTGGTTCTTACCGTGGTTGCCGGCTGCCTTCTTTTTCGGGACGCCGCCCGGGCTGACACCGCTTCCGCCATCACCGTCCGGTACGCCGGAAGCGTAAACAAGGGCGCATCCCTGCTCCTTCGCTCCGGCATGGTCGACCTTGCTTCCCTGCTGGAAACCTTCGACCTGAGATCCAGCATGGAGATCATCGGTGACCGGCTCGACCTTGTCGGGGAGAACGGCTCGTGCAGGCTGCTCATCGACTCACCACTCATCCTCTCCCGTGGTCTTTTCGCTGTCATGTCCGGTCCCCTGCATTCCGTCAACGGTCGTCTGGCACTGCCGACGGATTTCCTGACACGGGCCCTGCCGGCGCTCACCGGGAGATCGGTGTCTCTCAACGCGACAGGCTCCACCCTGGAGTTGGGGGAAAAGGGATCGGGCAGGTTCGAGGGAAGGCCGCCCGGCAGCCTGGAACGCGTCGCGTCTTTTATCCGGAGGGACCAGTACATCCCGGAGGAGGCAGCCCTGCAGGAACCCAGAGGCCTTTCGGTGGTTGTCCTGGACCCGGGGCATGGCGGCAGGAGCATCGGCGCCCAGGGCAGCACCGGTACGCTGGAAAAGGAACTGGTTCTCAGCGTGGCCGAAAAGCTGAAGAACCTGATAGAGGAGGGCCTGGGGATCAAGGTGGTGTTGACCCGTACTGCCGACTATTACGTTGGGCTCAAGGAGCGCACGGCCATCGCCAACAACAACGGGGCCAACCTGTTCCTGAGCATTCACGCCAACGCCACCTTTCGAAGGGACATCGACGGCTTCGAGACGTACTACCTGAACCTCAACTCCACGGACCGGGACGCCAGGAAATACGCGGAGATGGAGAACAAGGCCCTTGGAATCAAGGGGGATGAGAACGACAAGGCGCTGCTCGAAGCGATCCTCTGGGATCTGGCCCAGACCGCTTACCTCCAGGAGAGCAGCGTCCTTGCCTCCATGGTTCAAAAAAGCCTAGTGAGCAACCTCAAGGGCAAGGATAGAGGGGTGCGGAAAGCTCCCCTGGCCGTGCTCATGGGTGCCCGGATGCCTGCTTCCCTCGTGGAGATCGGCTACATATCCAACCCCGAACAGGAGGTCAGGCTCAACCGGGACTCGCACCAGGAGCAGATCGCCCGTGCTCTTTACCGCGCCGTGGAAAGCTACCACCGGGGCCTTCTGCGCGGTGAGATCAAGAGGACAGGGAAATGA
- a CDS encoding nucleotidyltransferase, producing the protein MINRLVVVFESLEKHNVRYLVIGGIAAVLYGVPRATFDLDILIDPTEKNVSNLLAALLDAGLATAGDISVNELLEHEITVFSDRVRIDVQTRTPGIEFADSWGRRNTLAYQGQSFEVVSREDLVLAKKAAGREVDLEDVRILELPDEE; encoded by the coding sequence ATGATCAACCGCCTGGTCGTAGTCTTCGAATCGTTAGAAAAACATAACGTTCGTTACCTTGTTATTGGGGGAATTGCCGCAGTATTGTACGGTGTCCCTCGGGCTACCTTCGATCTTGACATCCTTATCGATCCCACTGAGAAAAACGTTTCCAACCTGCTTGCGGCATTACTGGATGCCGGATTAGCAACAGCTGGAGATATCTCCGTAAACGAGCTTCTGGAACACGAGATAACCGTGTTTTCCGACAGGGTCAGGATCGACGTTCAGACCCGTACGCCCGGCATTGAGTTCGCGGATTCCTGGGGGCGCCGTAATACTCTCGCTTACCAGGGGCAGTCGTTCGAAGTCGTGTCCAGGGAAGACCTTGTCCTTGCCAAAAAGGCCGCCGGGCGTGAGGTGGATCTTGAGGATGTCAGGATTCTGGAATTACCGGACGAGGAGTAG
- the rph gene encoding ribonuclease PH, whose protein sequence is MGNKNDKDLTFKLGDLIRPDGRRPDQSRPIKITRPYLMHAEGSVLVEAGNTRVVCSVSVEERVPPWLRGTGHGWITAEYGMLPRSTQNRLNRETVIKTTGRTYEIQRLIGRAMRAVIDTTALGERTYYVDCDVIQADGGTRTTAINGAFIAMMDALRKMKEQKRLRKIPVEDHLAAVSIGIVDRQTLLDLCYIEDSQADVDMTLVMTGSGRLVEAQAGGEGTTFTQDDLIRLIAEGSKGIREIVKWQKEILGELR, encoded by the coding sequence ATGGGTAACAAGAACGACAAGGACCTGACTTTCAAGCTCGGCGATCTGATCAGGCCCGACGGACGCAGACCGGACCAGAGCCGCCCCATCAAGATCACCAGGCCCTACCTGATGCACGCCGAGGGAAGTGTCCTCGTGGAGGCTGGCAATACACGGGTGGTCTGCAGCGTTTCGGTGGAGGAAAGGGTGCCGCCGTGGCTGAGGGGAACGGGACATGGATGGATCACCGCCGAGTACGGCATGCTCCCCCGCTCGACCCAGAACCGCCTCAACCGTGAGACTGTGATCAAGACCACCGGACGGACCTACGAGATCCAGAGGCTCATCGGAAGGGCCATGAGGGCTGTCATCGACACCACCGCCCTGGGCGAGCGGACCTACTACGTGGACTGCGACGTTATCCAGGCCGACGGGGGCACCAGGACGACGGCGATCAACGGCGCCTTCATCGCCATGATGGACGCTCTGAGGAAAATGAAGGAGCAAAAACGGCTCCGGAAGATCCCCGTGGAGGATCATCTCGCCGCGGTGAGCATCGGTATCGTGGACCGCCAGACCCTCCTCGATCTCTGCTACATCGAGGATTCACAGGCGGACGTGGACATGACCCTGGTCATGACGGGCAGCGGGAGGCTGGTGGAGGCCCAGGCGGGGGGGGAAGGAACCACCTTCACCCAGGACGACCTGATCAGGCTCATCGCCGAGGGAAGCAAGGGGATCAGGGAGATCGTGAAGTGGCAAAAAGAAATTCTAGGTGAGTTGCGTTAA
- the murI gene encoding glutamate racemase — protein MIKLGIFDSGIGGLTVYREVRRALPGADIRYFGDTARVPYGTKSARTVTQYSLQIARYLAGQEVDAVIVACNTASAYAMDVLKDTLEIPCFGVVVPGAKAAVDATRSRVVGVLGTRGTISSGAYQKAIADLDPAVSVIATPCPLFVPLVEEGWFTDPITQDVAIRYLEPHLDADVDTLVLGCTHYPMLKRVISMVMGNGITLIDSGQETAQAVKSHLEEKGFTDDSAPGQDLFEVTDSPGRFADVGRLFLEREITGVTQVTIVEGEED, from the coding sequence GTGATAAAGCTCGGCATCTTCGACAGCGGTATAGGCGGCCTCACCGTGTACCGGGAGGTTCGGAGGGCGCTTCCCGGAGCCGATATCCGGTATTTCGGAGACACGGCCAGGGTTCCTTACGGGACCAAATCAGCCAGGACGGTGACTCAATACAGCCTTCAGATCGCCAGGTACCTGGCAGGCCAGGAGGTCGACGCGGTCATCGTGGCGTGCAATACCGCCTCGGCATACGCCATGGACGTCCTCAAGGACACTCTTGAAATTCCCTGCTTCGGGGTCGTGGTACCCGGAGCAAAAGCCGCCGTTGACGCCACGCGAAGCCGCGTGGTCGGGGTCCTCGGGACCCGGGGCACCATCTCCAGCGGCGCCTACCAGAAAGCCATCGCCGACCTCGACCCCGCAGTGAGCGTGATCGCCACCCCGTGCCCCCTGTTCGTACCCCTGGTCGAGGAAGGGTGGTTTACCGATCCGATCACCCAGGATGTGGCCATCCGGTACCTGGAGCCGCACCTCGACGCCGATGTTGACACCCTTGTTCTGGGATGCACCCACTATCCCATGCTGAAGCGGGTCATCTCCATGGTCATGGGTAACGGGATCACCCTCATCGATTCGGGCCAGGAAACGGCACAAGCGGTCAAGAGCCACCTTGAGGAAAAGGGGTTCACGGACGACAGCGCCCCGGGGCAGGACCTGTTCGAGGTGACCGATTCACCAGGCAGGTTCGCCGATGTGGGGCGCCTGTTCCTGGAGCGTGAGATCACCGGCGTCACCCAGGTGACTATTGTGGAGGGGGAAGAGGACTGA